The DNA region ctacatttttgcccaattttaaTTGTGGAGtgcaggtgtgagtgtgcgaaagataGTTAATAGATCTCTTAACTGTCTTAACCAGCTGGGTACTCTCTTGATGTGACATGTTTAACAGACTCTCTTGACTCTTCATGGGCAATTTTAAAGAGACATGCTGTAGAAAACCTGTAGACACACAGGCCACCCAGGACCTGTGTAGGCCTCCTTTGTGTGATCATCATATATTCACTTTTAACATAGATATAGATAGTACAAATTCATTATTTATGTATATAGAACATGTACTTTAACTACCTCAATTATAAAGTCAGTGAAGTTCATATAGTTAAAGTACATTACATATAAATTGTTATTTTGAAAGACAGTCAATGAAGACATTTTTACTTTGACAGTTAGACAGTCATTCAGTATGCATATACAGCTTCTTTGTACAAACAGTATTTGAACGTCAGACCTTATGATTTTtattcatcttttattttaactgtGTAAATTTGATATAAATTTTGAAAATCACCACTATATCCCACTATATATGCCTTTAGTACAGACGCATAAATAAGCACATCAGGGGGCATACAGTGAAATTCATGAATTATGCACAACATTCAGGGCAAAATTCAAGTGATCACAAGTTTATTTCGGAACTGAAAGgagtataaaataaatacactgcTCCCAAAATACTGCCTTAAAATACACTTACCTCCACTTTTATACAAGCCTGTTGTcactattatacagtatattcatctacagtatgtgcatgtaaATCTACACAGACTAATGTAAAGACAGTCACACTTAACACTGTGAAAGTGTGCATTTAAAGTGCATTATATTGAGGGTGATTATGCTGTGCAATTGTTTTCATGTCATTTATAATGTGAGTTTTTTCCAATGTTGGTTGACAGGTTGTTAATTGCAGAACTTTAAAATTAAAGCCCTTGTTTCCAAATAGAGTTTGCTAATAAACAGTATACTACGGAATATATTCTCAATGTATGTTCTATCTCCTTTATCAGTACAGAATCAGGCACAGACGGTGTGAATTGGATGTAATGCTACTGTAAAATTATGATAGTGTCTGCATGATTAAATCGGTTTTCAAAAGTTCGTTTGTAAAATAGATTGCagtaaaaatgtgtttcatagCTTTCTTCTCCTCGGGTAAATATATTTCTTGATGAATCTCCTGTACAAATTACTACAATACTTatactgttgtgtactgtatgtcattctgtgttgcatctacagtatagtCATCACGCAGACAAGTGGTTTGGTCAGGAAAATAGcttctgaaatgaaatacaaattgtGTTGAGGAAAGCAAGTCAGCATTGGTTCAAAATTGTACAGGTTCAATATGTTGGTCACTTtacaactacatacagtatatcctaaatACCATCACTGCCATTTGGTTTTGGACCATGTCAGAAGCCACATTCTGTTAAATCAGATAAATTGTTATGGTATATTTAACCCACAAACCAATTAATAAGTTCATTAGAATAATTTGGTAAATATTTAGATCTTTGTATTCTGTGTACAGGTAGTTTATATTTTTAGGCAAAACCTAATTTAGGCCAAATGTCACTAAAAAGTAAAGCTTTAAAAGAGGCTGGTAGGTTTGCTGTagttttgtttggttttggtccaatttctgtatttattatttattctagTGAAGAAAAGGATTCATTAATGTGTAGGGAAAGTGTTTAAGAAAATGTTGGTAATGTACCAATTTGAAATTGGAGataaaggtacagtactgtTGTAAAGAAAACcaactccatccatccattttctaacctcttcctTCAAATTAGGGTCAATGGAGAGCCAAAGCCTATCATGGccagcaatgggcgcaaggtggggtacaccatggacagggcaccagtccatcgcagggcacacacagacacaaacatacacacactcacactacgGCCAATTTTGCCAGAAGCAAATGAACCTGTGAGAATGtatttggactgtaggaggaaaccagagagcCTGGAGGAGACCCGGAGTAACACAGGCAGAACTTGATAACTCCAGGCAGGTCGCATCCCAGGTCACAGTTGAATgtagggccccagcgctgtgaggcagcaatgctaacccctCTGCTACCATGCCATCGGCGAAGCAAGTCACACTAAACTCTTTTCTCTGGTTTTCACAATTGGCAATAACTTGCATCCTATCGCATTATATCCTATGTAAGAGCAATAAAgaacactgaagtgcagcaaacTGGGATTTAATTTAATAGCCACATTCACCagcatttttttccagcatgccACAAAGCAGCTGGAACATTAGAAAATGTTAGTGATTTGGGGTTTCACTTGATATTTTGCAAAGAACATACATTTTTCACCACAGTTAGCACAATGGCTTACGTAAAGCTCACACTATGAACATGGATACATAATTCAACACGTCCTTTGCAAAGATAATACTTCCTTTAGCACAGTTCCCTTTGGCACTATGCTAAGGGATTGGACTGAATTGTATGTCTCATTGAGAATAATGCCACCTCCTGGTCCACAGGCAGCAATTCCACAAGTAAACTGAACTCCCTGAGAGGCCTGCTATCCAGAAACTGATATCAATGCATGTGTAGGTTCTGAGGTCAGGGCTCAGAAAGGTATCAACCATTGTGGAactgattttctgttttttgctgatttaaagtttcaaattcgaaccaaaaacaaaaaacacacaaaattcTCCCTCCCCCATACATTATTCCAATTGTTGGATGTAGATATACAGTTTGTTGCAGATTTTGTAGCGGTTTACCCACTATTACAAATTGAATAGCAAAACCATTACAcagtggaaagaaaaaacatttttagaattgcattTCAGCTAGAAGTGCTAAATTCcagtataataaaaaagcaGGTCATTCTGTCTCAGTAGTGAATAGTTGTTAGGATTAACACAGAAATTTCCTTTGAGGCTGTGATTGAAAATTGACTAGTGTAATTGATGGCTGGTTCCGTTTGTAAGTGTTACAATACATTAATGTACACTCTGCAGATAGAAAACCAGAATCAATTTGAAACATGGATCAGTATATCAATATCTTAGCTTAACATCTACTTCTAAAAAAGCACTGCTATTGCAGTCCTGTCTGTGTTGCATTGTTGATCAGATTTACAATACAATGCAACATGAACAGGACTGCAACAGAGATAGTAGGGttgtttattgccatatgtacacatacattggaattcttaatcgctctgatctctcgggacatacacagaacaacagacaacactacacaatgtagacaacaggaacaataaatatacagtggaaaaataaataaatatgtagtagtgagaCAGAAACAAAAGTGTAAActatgtaaaaaatgcagaatgcAGATGTGGGTTGAGTCTGAGGCCCTGCAGTTAGCTGTTGTTGAGGATGCGCACTGCAGTGGGATAGATGCTGTTCTTAAGTGTAGTGGCCCTTGCTTAAACAGTGCGGTACTGCTTGCCAGAGGGTACgggggagaacagtttgtggcagggatggttgggatcctgaatgatggattgggGTTTTTGATGGTACAGTAAATCACATCCTATGATCCTCTGTGCTGTTCCCATAACCCTTTGTGGTGCATAGCAGTGCTTTTCTAGCCTTCATCATTTAGCTTTTGAGTGTGCCTTCTGTTACTTATTAATAGTAAAATTCCAGCAATAGACTCTGTGGTTGTCACATTATAGCAAGCATGTGGGGGGAGGGGAAGGGAGCAGATGTTTCACCCAGAGATTCTACAAATGTAGTGAACTAACTGTGATTTAGGACCCACTGTAGACTGATATACATTTCTTGCATTTATAGAAACTAGGTGTTGTACTAGCTTACTCCAAAAAGATGGCACACTGGTTTGTTGTTTCACCTTTGCAAATAATTTCTTAAGTTTTTTATAGATGAGTGCTAGGGAGAGTTAATTTCCAGTTTTTCAAGCATcttgaaatgtgtttaaatgtttgtttgctAAACATTCAGTAATGGCATGTAACTGAAGCTTTTAAAAGTTAACCATAACTTTATTGTTTGAGTGACAAAgagaactgtatacagtatataatgtgttggtactgtatattatcttAATGTACTTGCAATGACTTGTGTACTATTGGTGTcatgtttgtacagtaatttttcaattcaatttcatTTATAGAATCTATATTATTGAAAGATATTTTCTATTACTTGGTGTTCAAATGGCCCTGTTAGATACTTCCTTGCAGTGATTTCAATAAACTTTGCTTATAAACAACCTTCAGAAAGGTTCAGCTATTTCTATATACTTAATTAAAAGCTTGCAGAATGTAATGTTGAATGCCAGTtgaaaataacatactgtaggtacaaaaAGTTTAATAGGAGAATAAAATTAATACACTGCTTCTAAACTACCACCTTAAAATACACGTACCTGTACATTCACTCTGATACAAGCTTGTTGtcactaatatacagtatattcatgtaccaTATGTGCATGAAATTTACACAGATTAATGTAAAGACAGTCACACTTAACATTGTAAAAGTGTGCATTTAAAGTGCATTATATTGTAGGTGATTATGCTGTGCAATCGGTTTCACGTCATTTATAATGTGAGTTTTTACCAATGTTGTTTGACAGGTTGCGAATTGCAGAATTAAAGCCCTTGTTTCCAAATATGAATGAACTGTATAAAGAACCAATCTTGGTTTATATCTTAAAAGCATTATTAAAGCTGACATAGGCTGAACATTTTGGCATTCAAGCAATATAAGAAATATAGAAGGAATAATTTCCTTCTCTGGCATGTGTGGTAACCTCTGCAGCACAGTACCTAGATTGCAAATTTCGTAGTTGTATTTTCTGCAAGACATTTTTTGAAATCTAATCCttttggtgcagtggttagtattactgtcttgcagcactgagGAGCTGGGTTAAACTCCTGGGgtgatacagtatctgtgtggagtttgtgtagTCTATGTTCCGGGTTCTCTGGTTTCCACACACAGtgcaaagacacactggtaggttaactggcttctgcgAAATTTGtccccagtgtgagtgtgtgtctgccttgtgcctgttgcttcccAGAATAGGCCCCAGCCCCTCTGTGACCTTGTATTTAATACAGCAGTTAGGAAGTGGTGGATGGAAAATCATTTTGATACTACATTTCTGAATTATAAAACGTATCTATGTGCTTTAGTATACATTTGTGACAATAATTTTACAAGATTATAACTTTAAATTATGTGAAGAAccaaaaaaaagcctttttttcaTCCCATTGTACTACTATGCCTCAGAACACTGTTCTTTGTATTTGTGTTCCATTGCTCAGTCAAGTGAACTACAATATCAGGATGTCAGGGATTATTCTGGAATGATGTGTACATTCTCGTTAATTAAATCTGGAAGCAATAATTCGCAAGTTTACAGCAAAAAGTAGTCCGTAGCCAGTGGAGTCTGAGCTCacggtactgtatatgcaggccTAGCTATGGTGAGCTActgaatgttgttgtttttaatgcaATCTCAGCATCATGCATCAGCCTATAGAATACAATGGATTTTTGTTTGCATCATATTCATCATGACAGATTACTTCATTTTTAGCCTCTTAGGATAAATTAGCTCAAGTACggctttttttcagctttttttaaatacttttttcaaaGTATAAGGCACACTCTCTTtttatccttttatttttaaacgtcTGTTCCATGTGCACCTTCCCCCTGCAATGCTCATGGAGCAGAAGCAGCTTTCTTCAGCTTCAGACCCCTCCCCCATCCCCTCACTGCAGTCTTGTTGGAATAATGCTCATTGACTGCAAACTGCACACACTGCTGTCTCACCTTTTATGCTGGCTTCAGCAATgacaggagttttttttttctaaactgtgtaaacttttatattttaaataagtgaAGGTTTTTGTCTCTGATTTGTGCTGGAAAAGGTGTATTATATTATTGCTGGTGGGCATGCTATTTTCTGTACTAACACTTAAATGAAAAGGGCAAACTTTGTGGTATGGCATTTTCATTTACTTTGCAAGATGTTAAGAATGCCTTTCTGCGGAGGACATAATTGTGGCGTAAAAATATAatgtagaaatattttattttactagaCACCTTGTAAAATTGCTGTTTAGACCATCTTAATTATATTCGAATCCACGTGCCATAGGTTTTAGGCACTTGGAGGGATATTATTAAGTTTGATTTGTATAAATCTTTATGTAGATCTATATTTATGGCATGATCTGTTTTTCTAGAATGTGTGTTGCAGACAGCTAGTGCTGTCTTTTCCTTAGCAAGCCCTCAGAACAGGAGGTGGGATGTGTTGCCATGGAAACAGGCTGACTCATGTTGAAGGCTATACCATCTAACTATAACAGGGGGATGCAGAAAAGTGCGTGCTTCAGTGCCGTAACCAGAAAGCAAGTAACCAGGGTGAAACATCCCCCTTATGAGCTGTGATATTGTAGCCTTCCTTAGGACAGCGTTTCAACAAAAGGAAGCCCTTGGGGTTTTATCTCTGTGTGTTGGTAATGCTTAACTAAATtgttagacaaaaaaaaaaacaatggtaaATATTGTACTGTTTTATACACACAAAAGAGTTTAGGAATTCCTAGAATATAGTGCATATTCATTATCATAGGATCAAGACTATTTATAGTTGCTAAATGACATGTGTAAAATGTTGATAAAAATGCAAGATTTACTCACATACAACAcacatttatttgtaaaatgtacttttaaatgcattaactTTGTCTTGAagaacatctactgtacattcattttttaattatttaacattttcaagaAATTTCAGGGAGCTCCATTCTAATTGTTCTGATGTGGAGATAATTAGTTAAACAGTTGTGAAAACTAAATAAAAGAATACCTGTATTTCTCCATTTGATTGGACTTCattgttgcttttttaaaaaaaaagtatcaacACATCaagtgtttttctctttttgttcaAATTTGAAAAGACTAGTTCCTGTATATCCCTTTTCTCACATGTAGGAGCAGGTGAATGATGTTACTACTGAGTGCTAACATACAGGAAACCTCAGAAATTGCCACCATcactttaaaattatattcCTGTTTGGTATTTGTGCCTTAATTTTAGATAATTGTGCTTTTAATATGTACATGTAATTGCATTTCTGTAGCATAGGGTGCATGGGGAGTATACAGAGGTGAGGAAAATGAATGAGCCACTATTTTAATTACTCATATTAAGCTCTATGAACATTTAATTCAGCGGCATGCTGTAAAgttatcatccaggtgttttCACAACTGCATGCCATTTACTCGAGCACTGTAGTATGAAATACTATACGATAGACATTTTGTTTCCAAATTTAGAGGATCTGCATTCTAAGTTTTTCACTAAGCTACTTCTAGATGTGTGCAAAAGCATCTAACTGGTCTTTTCAAATGTGAACAATAAGAAGCATACTTGAAACAACTGCGACATTGGGGTGGGGAATTagaaaaaagcaacagtgaAGTCCAATTAAACAGATAAATGCAGGCTTTCTGTACTGCTAAACATGGTGTAGTGTCTGCATCTGTATCTTATCTGTGTATTTCATCTCAATGTCCTAAGAAATAATCAGATGCAGGGATCTATCCGTAGGTCTGTGTGCTTGCTGTGTATATACCTTTATATATGTGCCAATGTGAGCcttgtttaatgttttgttattcGGTAGTCAAGTATCCGAAAGGTTAAAATACTTATTTGAGGTGGGGGGGAGATGTAAAAAGCGTTTAAGACTAAACTTATAGAAGAGACTGGGGGAttgcaagaaagaaaatgaagtgaTGTTACAATATTCATTTTGTGAACGAATACTAAAAACGTGCACCTCTTGCGTATTCCCTGGGACTACCGCTTGGTATACAGTATCACACCCCATCTGTTTATTTACTAGTGCAGCATGTAGCCGCACCCGCTGAATTCGTCGCCTGTGTGGCGCTGTTCACCATGTTGGTGCTGAAACAGCTCTGCTTGCTTATGCTGGGCGGAATCACTGTACTTGTTTGCCAGAAATAGCACAGATTTAATAAGCCGTGATTCATTGCGCGACAGACATTAGGATTTATTTACTTATCTAAGTGACTTGTATCgattgaaatatatatatatattacagatAATTGAAAGAAATATCAATTGTAAACTGTAATCTATAAGAACATATTCAGTTTTAGGCTCGTTATATACTTGCTGTATTGTTGTTCCTAAATAGCGGTCTCCGACAATATGACTGTAATCTTCCTTTCTTTATTCATGCAATCACAAGCAATCTCTTTTGCTACAATAAGATAAGAATACTGACATTTATTTAGCCCTGCAGATATATTTGTTATGAAGAAATGGCCAAATGCAGCCTATCGTCTTAATACGACTAAATTCAGTTTTATGTAGCCAAAGGAGCTGGAAAATgttcattaaattaatttcagtaaATAAGCTTTTACAATCACATTTCTGAAATGATGCATGCATATTTATATGCGAGTGTACACATGCATATACTCAGATGTGAATGGAAAAGTACATTTTGtgtaaattatgaaaaatatggCTGCTGATTTGTTAAACTTCAGTTAAAATTCAGTTAAATTTCGTGTATGCTTTGAATGGTTAAATCATTATACTGTAGAATTAACAAATCACATATACATTAGTACGTGCTGCAGCAATTGTAAAACCTTCTATATTAAATGCATAATTTAGAGATTAATTTAATTCCTGCTTGTTCGATCTCACTCTCTGTCTTCAACACTGAAAGAGAGTTGTGGCTATTTATAGCAGATTAATGAGAGAGAATAATTACACCCTTAGCCTAGTGAGGCGCTATGATAACACGCACAGAAGCTAAGCTTCCGTTTATAATGTCTGAACTTACAGTAAACTGGGCACAAAACTTCAGTGAATGATGTTTCTAGCACatcagcttgttttttttctggcttcTGTATTTCACTTGATAAACCAAACATaccatttaatttattatatttatgttagcgtattaaaaaatgtgtcttaaattgaagctgcACTGTTCCTTTCAGAACATTACCACCAGGAAGCCAATACCATAAGGGAATTGTCTGATATATAAAACATCTAATTAGCCAGACATCACCATAATGACTAATGACCAGGCTAAATCTAAGTGGAATATAAAATACTGCGCTTTATGATATGTCTCTTCTTTCTATTCAGATAACAGTGTGCGCttattgatgaaaaaggagaagGTGGCTTTAAAAGGTGCATGCAGAACTAGCATTTAACAGACCTGGTTAATCTATTTGTTCAAAAAATTTGATAATATTATAAATTGTTTAATGTGCaaagtgttcagaaaagtgTATTTGCTGGCACAAAAGGAACAACGTGTTAATATGTTTATTAGTAAGAGAAAGTAGAATAAAATAGCAAAACGTTGATAGAAATTGCTGCAAATGCTAATGCACAAACAATGCTACCAAACACAAATgatattcaaaacaaaatgtaatgtgGGCACGGCAGGAAAAAAAGTCAGTAGCAATtgcatgcatatactgtatactgtatgtcgtGTGGGTACATACCTTTAGAGTGAAGTGGAACTGTGCCTTTAAGGCACTGTACATTGCCGATTGGATGAACCAGCCCGATGTGCACACCAATAAACTTGTGCACTATACAAAGAGATCTACTCCCTCCCCCCGTGTACTGCACTGTAACCCTTGCAAAGCTCATAACTGAAGGAGGAAGGGCTGTGCACACAATTACTGTGAGAAAAAATTGCTTTTAGAATAATCGGCAAGTGTTGATTTAAACGGACAAGCTTCATTTAGACATATTTGGTTTTGGAATGGATTTAAGGCAAACACGTgggtaaaagaaaaatatttttttttgcaactggGCGATGAAACGCGGGACATGGAATCGAATCTTCAAATGGCAAGCTCTGTGGTTGTgtcacttttttcttttgtgggATACAATAGACGGACAGATTCGTTACACGATCCCAGAGGAGCTAAATAAAGATTCAGTTGTTGGAAATATTGCGAAAGATTTGGGATTGGGAATTGCAGAAATTTCTAATCGCAGACTGCGGATAGCTTCTGAAGGTGGTAAGCAGTATTTTAGTGTGAATTTCGAAAAAGGCGAATTGGTCGTAAGCGAGAGGATAGACAGGGAAGATCTATGTGGACAAAGCGTCCCTTGTTTGCTACCCTTAAAAGTTATTATTGAAACGCCACTGCAGCTGTTCCATGTGGATGTTGAAATCCAGGACATTAATGACAATTCTCCTAGTTTTGTTACTAATGAGCGTGTGTTAAAGATTGCGGAGTCAATAACCCCCGGCGCTAGGTTTCTTCTAGAAAGTGCTGTGGATCCGGATGTAGACAGAAACACATTGCGTTCCTATAATATTAACCAGAACgacaattttattttgaatgttaAAACTCACAGGGATGGTACCAAAATCCCTGAGTTGGTTCTTGAAAAATCACTGGACAGAGAGAAGCAGGCTGTTCACCAGCTTGTGCTGACAGCTGTAGATGGAGGGAATCCAGCTAGATCGGGGACATCACAAATTACTGTGATGGTACTTGATAATAACGATAACGCGCCCCACTTTGAAAAAACGTTTTATGAAGCCAGTTTAGTTGAAAATACACCCCCGGGCACGGTGTTTTTAAACGTCAAGGCCACTGACTCAGACGAAGGTCTTAACGGAGAAATACATTATAACTTTGGAGACCAGACACCTGCTGTCGTTCGCAGGTTATTTGAGGTAAATTCACAAACTGGTGAAATTAAAGTAACGGGGCAACTGGATTATGAAGAAACAAATTTGTATAAATTTGATATAATTGCGAAAGATAAGGGTAATCCAGAAATGGAGAGTCACTGTAGTATTCAAGTAGAAGTTACTGATGTGAATGACAATTCTCCAGAAATCATTCTGACCTCATTAACTACGCCAGTCCCGGAAGACTCCGCAATAGGGACAGTAATAGCATTAATTAGTGCAAAAGATGCAGATTCGGGAGAAAATGGAAAGGTTGCTATAGAAGTTGACCCGTTTTCACCATTTAAAATAACGTCTTCGTTTTCAAATCACTATACATTGATAACAAATGCCCCGTTAGACCGCGAGTCTCACTCAGAATACAACATTGAACTAAAAGCAAGTGACTCGGGTTCACCTCCCCTGTCTACAAAGAAAACTGTAACAGTGAACATTTCTGATGTCAATGATAACCCACCTCGCTTCTCAAAATCTCATTATTCAGTATATGTAAACGAAAACGCCACCCCGGGCACAATACTGTATTCGGTGTCTGCTTCTGATTTAGATCTTGGGGACAATGCCAAGATATCCTACACAATTTTGGATTGCAAAGTGCAAGAGATAGCAGTGTCCTCATACGTTTACATTAACAGTGATAATGGCAGCATTTACAGCATGCATTCTTTCGACTATGAGAAATTAAAAGtatttcaaattcaagtgcaggCAAAAGACCAAGGTTCTCCTCCTCTGAGCAGCAACGTGACTGTTCATGTCTTTATTCTGGATCAGAACGACAATGTCCCCGCTGTCATTTACCCGTCTGCAGATATGGGATCTCTTCCTCATCAGAAGATGCCCCGGTCTGCTAAGGCGGGACATCTCGTTACCAAGGTGACAGCAGTGGACGCTGACTCTGGT from Lepisosteus oculatus isolate fLepOcu1 chromosome 11, fLepOcu1.hap2, whole genome shotgun sequence includes:
- the LOC138241822 gene encoding protocadherin gamma-C5-like; this translates as MKRGTWNRIFKWQALWLCHFFLLWDTIDGQIRYTIPEELNKDSVVGNIAKDLGLGIAEISNRRLRIASEGGKQYFSVNFEKGELVVSERIDREDLCGQSVPCLLPLKVIIETPLQLFHVDVEIQDINDNSPSFVTNERVLKIAESITPGARFLLESAVDPDVDRNTLRSYNINQNDNFILNVKTHRDGTKIPELVLEKSLDREKQAVHQLVLTAVDGGNPARSGTSQITVMVLDNNDNAPHFEKTFYEASLVENTPPGTVFLNVKATDSDEGLNGEIHYNFGDQTPAVVRRLFEVNSQTGEIKVTGQLDYEETNLYKFDIIAKDKGNPEMESHCSIQVEVTDVNDNSPEIILTSLTTPVPEDSAIGTVIALISAKDADSGENGKVAIEVDPFSPFKITSSFSNHYTLITNAPLDRESHSEYNIELKASDSGSPPLSTKKTVTVNISDVNDNPPRFSKSHYSVYVNENATPGTILYSVSASDLDLGDNAKISYTILDCKVQEIAVSSYVYINSDNGSIYSMHSFDYEKLKVFQIQVQAKDQGSPPLSSNVTVHVFILDQNDNVPAVIYPSADMGSLPHQKMPRSAKAGHLVTKVTAVDADSGHNAWISYKLVEATDDTLFSVNLYTGEVRTKRGISEQDDSIQRLVIEMKDNGEPVQSATVTIDISLEDGVHEPILDFRQKSKEPSNKSSKITFYLILALASVSVISFLTFVILAVKCVRNSRGAACCCVKRADKNPQRNLQLQLNTDGPIKYIEVLGGDMLSQSQSFRSCFSPMSEISDFTFVKPSSTTDFQEIINVLDASLPDNSWSFESQQVSTV